Proteins from a genomic interval of Calditrichota bacterium:
- a CDS encoding DUF502 domain-containing protein — MSQKFSKKIQRYFLTGIVVLTPIVLTIYIFWKIFIVFDNWMAGILQFLFVRVLGISNYYHRIPGIGILVMILLIILVGILTRLYIGRKLLDLGNWIVGKIPFFNSIYMTLKQIVEALFSDKGEVFRKAVLIEYPRKGIYSIGFMTQDTRGEVQNHSSKDLISIFLPTTPNPTSGFLLFVPKEDTIELNMSIEEAIKLIVSGGAINPEELEKAQVIETSEKTNTIFSFLRKNKNQKEKRGS, encoded by the coding sequence ATGAGCCAGAAATTCTCTAAGAAAATCCAACGGTACTTTTTGACCGGAATTGTTGTTTTAACGCCAATCGTTTTAACGATTTACATCTTCTGGAAAATATTTATTGTTTTTGACAACTGGATGGCCGGGATCCTCCAGTTTCTTTTCGTTCGGGTTTTAGGAATCTCAAACTATTATCACCGCATCCCGGGTATTGGCATCCTGGTGATGATTCTACTGATTATTCTGGTTGGAATCCTCACAAGGCTCTATATCGGCCGGAAATTGCTTGATCTTGGAAATTGGATTGTGGGTAAAATCCCCTTTTTTAACAGCATCTACATGACACTCAAACAAATTGTGGAGGCGCTGTTTTCAGACAAAGGAGAGGTTTTTCGAAAAGCCGTGCTCATTGAATATCCGCGGAAGGGCATTTATTCCATTGGGTTTATGACACAAGATACACGGGGAGAAGTTCAAAACCACTCCTCAAAAGACCTGATCAGTATTTTTCTTCCAACCACACCCAATCCAACCTCCGGCTTTTTGCTTTTTGTCCCCAAGGAAGATACTATTGAATTAAACATGTCCATTGAAGAGGCCATCAAGTTAATTGTTTCCGGCGGAGCCATTAACCCGGAAGAATTGGAAAAAGCGCAAGTCATCGAAACAAGCGAAAAGACAAACACGATTTTTTCGTTCTTGCGGAAGAACAAAAATCAAAAAGAAAAACGCGGTTCTTAA
- a CDS encoding aldehyde dehydrogenase family protein — MEMLIAGKWIDKPEKIDVRNPYDNSLIDTVPKGTAQDVKAAIDAAVLGYHVNKNLPTHTRVDILYKTAQYVQDRFEDFAKTIASEGSKTIREARKEVSRCINTITLSAEEARRISGETIPFDSVPGSENRTGYYYRFPIGVIAAITPFNDPLNLVAHKLGPAIAGGNSVVLKPATVTPLSALKLARAFTESGLPENILNVVTGYGNEIGDPLVSDPRVRMVTFTGGVEAGLDITKKAGLKKIGMELGSNSPVIVLKDANLEKAVESCVSGAFWAVGQNCIGVQRIYIEKDIYETFEKAFVARTQKIKVGYQLDETTDMGPMITEKEAIRVENWVREASEKGATILTGGHRNGTLMEPTVLANVPPEAKINCQEVFGPVVALYPIQSLEEGIERANAVEYGLHGAIFTTDLNKAHKAIRELDVGGIMINDSTDYRIDAMPFGGVKNSGLGREGIKFALLEMTEPKVVCFNLETD; from the coding sequence ATGGAAATGCTTATTGCCGGAAAATGGATCGATAAGCCTGAAAAAATAGATGTGCGCAATCCCTACGACAATTCACTGATAGACACGGTTCCCAAAGGGACGGCACAGGATGTAAAAGCAGCAATTGACGCGGCCGTTTTAGGGTACCACGTCAACAAGAATCTTCCAACCCACACGCGGGTTGATATCCTTTATAAAACCGCGCAATATGTTCAGGATCGTTTTGAAGATTTCGCCAAAACAATTGCAAGCGAAGGCAGCAAAACAATTCGAGAGGCCAGAAAAGAGGTGAGTCGCTGTATTAACACCATTACCCTTTCGGCAGAGGAAGCCCGGAGAATTTCGGGCGAAACCATCCCGTTCGACAGTGTTCCGGGTTCGGAAAATCGTACCGGCTACTATTACCGCTTTCCAATTGGCGTAATTGCAGCCATTACGCCTTTTAACGATCCACTCAACCTGGTCGCCCATAAACTTGGGCCGGCCATTGCGGGGGGCAATTCAGTCGTTCTCAAGCCGGCAACGGTCACCCCCCTGTCTGCCCTGAAATTAGCACGGGCTTTTACCGAATCGGGATTGCCGGAGAACATCCTGAATGTGGTTACCGGCTATGGGAACGAAATCGGCGACCCCCTGGTATCCGATCCGCGCGTTCGAATGGTGACTTTTACGGGCGGCGTGGAGGCCGGATTGGACATCACAAAAAAGGCCGGACTCAAGAAGATCGGCATGGAATTGGGCTCCAACTCTCCCGTAATCGTCCTGAAGGATGCCAATCTCGAAAAGGCGGTAGAATCCTGTGTTTCGGGCGCGTTTTGGGCTGTTGGACAGAATTGTATCGGCGTTCAGCGTATTTACATCGAAAAAGATATTTATGAAACGTTTGAAAAAGCGTTTGTGGCGCGGACGCAGAAGATAAAGGTGGGGTATCAACTGGATGAAACGACCGACATGGGCCCCATGATTACAGAGAAAGAAGCCATCCGGGTTGAGAATTGGGTTCGGGAGGCTTCTGAAAAGGGGGCCACCATTTTAACCGGCGGTCACCGGAACGGAACCCTCATGGAACCCACTGTTCTGGCCAACGTACCGCCGGAGGCAAAAATTAATTGTCAGGAGGTATTTGGCCCCGTTGTGGCACTCTACCCCATTCAATCCCTTGAAGAAGGCATTGAAAGGGCAAATGCCGTAGAATACGGCCTGCACGGTGCCATTTTTACAACGGATCTGAATAAGGCTCACAAGGCCATTCGGGAACTGGATGTTGGGGGGATTATGATTAATGATTCAACGGATTACCGAATTGACGCCATGCCTTTTGGAGGGGTGAAAAACAGCGGTCTGGGACGTGAAGGCATAAAGTTCGCGCTGTTGGAAATGACCGAACCCAAGGTGGTTTGTTTTAACCTGGAAACCGATTAA
- a CDS encoding ATP-binding protein codes for MKKYSLTLASQLDKIEEAALFIEKALINLRYCPKNRDNIVIAATEAITNAIIHGNKNDPKKTVQITVEGLNDRIVIHVKDQGKGFHLHSIHNPLAPENIMRENGRGILILKSLMDDITFNFSPDGTEIVLTKYKSGKK; via the coding sequence ATGAAAAAATATAGTCTAACACTGGCCAGTCAATTGGACAAAATTGAGGAAGCCGCTCTATTTATTGAAAAGGCTCTCATTAATCTCCGGTACTGCCCGAAAAACCGGGACAACATTGTGATTGCAGCCACAGAGGCCATTACCAACGCAATCATTCACGGGAACAAAAATGACCCAAAAAAAACCGTTCAGATCACGGTAGAGGGTTTAAACGATCGAATTGTGATCCACGTAAAGGATCAGGGAAAGGGATTTCATCTTCATTCTATTCATAATCCATTGGCACCCGAAAATATTATGCGGGAAAACGGACGCGGCATTCTGATTCTGAAATCTCTTATGGATGATATTACATTTAATTTTTCTCCGGATGGAACGGAGATTGTATTAACCAAATATAAATCCGGTAAGAAATAG
- a CDS encoding STAS domain-containing protein translates to MQIKEEIRGDVAILYLKGNLMGGPEGMQVHEKVKSLLNDKIKKIVIDLSKVKWMNSSGLGILMACLTSTQNAGGKMKISGATEKIKNLFMITKLITIFETFENADRAVASFQS, encoded by the coding sequence ATGCAGATTAAGGAAGAAATTCGTGGAGACGTTGCTATTCTTTATCTCAAAGGAAACCTCATGGGTGGGCCTGAGGGAATGCAAGTCCATGAAAAAGTGAAAAGTCTACTCAACGATAAAATCAAGAAAATCGTAATCGACCTAAGCAAGGTGAAATGGATGAACAGCTCCGGGCTGGGCATTCTTATGGCCTGTTTGACCTCTACCCAAAACGCGGGTGGGAAAATGAAGATTTCAGGCGCCACCGAGAAAATTAAGAACCTCTTTATGATTACAAAATTGATTACTATTTTTGAAACTTTTGAAAATGCAGACCGCGCAGTCGCCAGTTTTCAATCCTGA
- the mpl gene encoding UDP-N-acetylmuramate:L-alanyl-gamma-D-glutamyl-meso-diaminopimelate ligase, giving the protein MIKDSVRSIHFIGICGTAMANVAVQLKKMGYRVTGSDENVYPPMSTFLQKNDISPAEGYRESNLDPAPDLVVIGNAISRGNPEAEAVLEKKYFYLSLPDVIREFFIRGKDSIVVSGTHGKTTTTSLLSWVLEVAQLKPSFLIGGIPRNFGKGMKIEDGPYFVIEGDEYDTAFFDKRSKFLHYLPEITIINNIEFDHADIFRSIEDIKLTFSRLINLIPRNGLLVINGDDPIVRELAQKSFAPVESFGFRSDVDWRIENLRPSREGISFSISRNDQAVSEFYLPLTGHHSALNAAGVIIVAKHLNISNDTIQDAFNSFQGVKRRLEVKGILQDITIYDDFAHHPTAIRETLEGLVARFPEQRVWALFEPRTNTTRRNIFQKDFPLAFEKAHGVAIGKINRPHLLKDDEKLDREQIVAELKKMGKPAMYSDSVEEIIDWLLERVHPGDQILVMSNGSFDGIYDKLIKALEEREFTNEKGAL; this is encoded by the coding sequence ATGATTAAAGACAGTGTCCGTTCCATTCATTTTATCGGCATTTGCGGTACAGCCATGGCCAATGTGGCTGTTCAGCTGAAAAAAATGGGGTACCGGGTGACCGGATCAGACGAAAACGTCTATCCTCCGATGAGCACCTTCTTGCAAAAAAACGATATTTCTCCTGCCGAAGGCTACCGGGAATCCAATCTGGATCCGGCACCTGATCTGGTTGTGATCGGAAACGCCATTTCCCGTGGAAATCCCGAAGCAGAAGCCGTGCTTGAAAAAAAATACTTCTATCTTTCTCTGCCCGACGTTATTCGCGAGTTTTTCATCCGCGGAAAGGATTCCATTGTGGTTTCCGGAACGCACGGGAAAACCACCACGACCTCTTTGCTCTCCTGGGTGCTGGAGGTGGCTCAGCTCAAACCCAGTTTTCTCATTGGAGGGATCCCAAGAAATTTTGGCAAAGGTATGAAAATTGAAGACGGCCCCTACTTCGTTATCGAAGGCGATGAGTACGATACCGCCTTTTTCGACAAACGCTCCAAGTTTTTGCACTATCTTCCCGAAATAACGATCATCAACAATATTGAATTTGATCACGCCGATATTTTCCGTTCTATCGAGGACATTAAGCTTACCTTCAGCCGCCTGATTAATTTGATTCCACGAAACGGCCTTCTGGTCATCAACGGCGATGACCCCATTGTGCGTGAGCTGGCACAAAAATCCTTTGCCCCGGTGGAATCCTTTGGATTCCGCAGTGATGTTGACTGGCGTATTGAAAATCTCCGGCCCTCCCGGGAAGGGATTTCCTTTTCCATTTCCAGAAACGATCAGGCGGTGAGCGAATTCTATCTTCCCCTCACCGGGCACCACAGTGCGCTGAATGCAGCAGGCGTCATTATTGTTGCCAAACATCTGAACATTTCAAATGATACGATTCAGGACGCCTTTAACTCATTTCAGGGCGTTAAGAGACGCCTTGAGGTTAAGGGAATCCTCCAGGACATTACCATTTACGATGATTTTGCTCACCATCCTACGGCTATTCGGGAAACGCTGGAGGGGCTTGTGGCCCGCTTCCCGGAACAGCGGGTGTGGGCACTTTTTGAGCCGCGAACCAACACCACCCGCCGCAATATTTTTCAGAAGGACTTTCCTCTGGCATTTGAGAAGGCCCATGGGGTTGCAATAGGGAAAATCAACCGGCCCCACTTGCTTAAAGATGATGAAAAATTGGATCGGGAACAGATTGTAGCGGAACTGAAAAAAATGGGCAAGCCGGCCATGTATTCCGATTCGGTGGAAGAAATTATCGATTGGCTGCTGGAGCGTGTGCACCCTGGTGATCAAATTCTGGTTATGTCGAACGGTTCATTTGACGGAATCTACGATAAATTGATAAAAGCACTGGAGGAAAGAGAATTTACCAATGAAAAAGGGGCGCTCTGA
- the eno gene encoding phosphopyruvate hydratase — MTTIADVTAREILDSRGNPTIEVDVLLESGILGRAAIPSGASTGEHEAVELRDNDPKRFHGKGVLNAVKSVNEIIADEIIGYDAADQAFIDKLLIELDGTPNKARLGANAILGVSLAVCKAAAEAFELPLYQYIGGVSARTIPVPMMNVLNGGVHADNNVDLQEFMIFPAGAPTFAEAYRYASEVFHTLKSVLKQKGHSTSVGDEGGFAPNLKSNEEAIQFILQAIEKAGYEPGKDIYIALDPASSEFYDAQKNKYILKSEKKELTPAELVDYYQALVKKYPAIVSIEDGMAEDDWDGWKIMTEKMGDKIQLVGDDIFVTNTERIQKGIDLGITNSVLIKLNQIGTLTETLAAIEMTKNNGWTAVISHRSGETEDTTIADLAVATNVGMLKTGSLCRSERIAKYNQLLRIEEELGEVAKFPGIGIIKQQH, encoded by the coding sequence ATGACAACAATTGCTGATGTAACAGCCAGAGAAATTTTGGATTCGCGGGGCAACCCTACGATTGAAGTAGATGTTTTGTTGGAAAGCGGTATTCTGGGAAGAGCAGCCATTCCCTCAGGTGCTTCTACCGGAGAACACGAAGCCGTTGAATTGCGGGACAATGATCCCAAGCGGTTTCATGGGAAAGGTGTCTTGAATGCGGTAAAAAGTGTGAATGAAATTATTGCCGATGAAATTATTGGATACGATGCGGCTGACCAGGCGTTTATTGATAAATTGCTGATTGAATTGGACGGAACCCCGAACAAAGCCCGGTTAGGAGCCAATGCCATTTTAGGGGTTTCCCTGGCCGTTTGTAAAGCGGCGGCAGAAGCCTTTGAACTTCCGCTATACCAGTACATCGGCGGCGTAAGTGCCCGAACAATTCCCGTTCCCATGATGAATGTTTTAAACGGCGGTGTGCACGCCGACAACAATGTGGACCTGCAAGAATTTATGATCTTCCCGGCCGGGGCACCCACCTTTGCCGAGGCCTATCGCTACGCATCCGAGGTTTTTCATACACTCAAGTCGGTTCTTAAACAAAAAGGGCACAGCACCTCTGTTGGAGACGAAGGCGGGTTTGCCCCAAATTTAAAATCCAATGAAGAAGCCATCCAGTTCATTCTGCAGGCCATTGAAAAAGCCGGCTACGAGCCCGGAAAAGATATCTACATTGCCTTAGACCCTGCTTCCAGTGAGTTTTACGATGCACAAAAAAACAAGTACATTCTGAAGTCGGAGAAAAAAGAACTCACCCCGGCGGAATTGGTCGATTATTATCAGGCCCTCGTTAAAAAATATCCCGCAATTGTTTCGATTGAAGATGGAATGGCCGAAGATGATTGGGATGGGTGGAAGATTATGACAGAAAAAATGGGCGATAAAATTCAATTAGTCGGAGATGATATTTTCGTCACCAATACAGAACGGATTCAAAAAGGAATTGACCTGGGCATTACCAATTCGGTATTGATCAAACTAAACCAAATTGGCACCCTGACGGAAACGCTGGCCGCCATTGAAATGACAAAGAATAACGGGTGGACGGCCGTTATTTCCCACCGGTCAGGCGAAACCGAAGACACCACCATTGCCGATTTGGCGGTCGCTACAAATGTGGGAATGTTAAAAACGGGGTCTCTGTGTCGGAGTGAGCGAATTGCAAAATACAACCAATTGCTTCGGATTGAAGAAGAATTGGGTGAAGTGGCCAAATTCCCCGGCATTGGAATTATCAAGCAACAGCATTAG
- a CDS encoding cyclase family protein, with the protein MKHVFRISVLVALLAALTMGCSQKQANKTDLWGIYQNTLTKCKYVDLTHAFSPTIPVWKGFGNTQFLPARAAVDIPGYCKKGEIFTYAKHEFQATAYIFKTDQYGTQLDPPAHFNPYGATISDLPATYAVRPLVVIDIHKKVAKDPGYHCSVEDIKAWEAKHGTIPEGSVVFIRSDWSKNWPDKKKCDAFPFPGITLDALKFLHLQRHILFHGHEPLDTDTTSAMIGESWILHHNFCQAEGLTNLDKVPEAGALVAIGFARPEGGTGGYARYIAICPPDWKYGKSILEVPGAPLPKQPYPLKRDKNGVLRPTKE; encoded by the coding sequence ATGAAACATGTATTCAGAATCAGTGTATTGGTTGCTTTGCTGGCAGCCCTCACCATGGGATGTTCGCAAAAGCAAGCCAACAAAACCGATTTGTGGGGCATTTACCAGAACACGCTGACCAAATGCAAATACGTGGATTTGACCCATGCATTCAGCCCCACCATTCCGGTCTGGAAAGGTTTTGGTAACACCCAGTTTTTGCCGGCACGTGCGGCGGTTGACATTCCCGGATATTGCAAAAAGGGAGAAATTTTTACGTATGCCAAACATGAATTTCAGGCAACCGCTTACATCTTTAAGACCGATCAGTACGGTACGCAATTGGACCCGCCCGCACATTTTAATCCCTACGGCGCAACCATAAGCGACCTGCCGGCCACATATGCCGTACGCCCCCTGGTTGTCATCGACATTCACAAAAAAGTGGCAAAGGACCCGGGGTACCACTGCTCGGTGGAAGACATCAAAGCGTGGGAAGCCAAACACGGCACCATTCCTGAGGGCTCGGTCGTCTTTATCCGATCGGATTGGTCAAAGAATTGGCCGGATAAAAAGAAATGCGATGCCTTCCCCTTTCCGGGAATTACGCTTGATGCTCTGAAGTTTTTGCATCTCCAGCGTCATATTCTCTTTCACGGACATGAACCGCTGGATACGGATACGACATCTGCCATGATTGGCGAAAGCTGGATTCTGCACCATAATTTCTGCCAGGCAGAAGGTCTGACCAATCTGGATAAGGTTCCCGAGGCCGGCGCATTGGTTGCCATCGGCTTTGCCCGACCTGAAGGAGGAACCGGCGGCTATGCACGGTACATCGCTATCTGCCCGCCCGATTGGAAATACGGAAAATCCATTCTTGAAGTACCCGGCGCTCCCCTGCCAAAACAGCCCTATCCTTTAAAGCGTGACAAAAACGGGGTTTTGCGTCCGACAAAGGAATAG
- the tnpA gene encoding IS200/IS605 family transposase, whose protein sequence is MANTYTQIHIHIVFAVENRFSLIQDNWRERLHQYMTGIIQNNKHKMLAINSMPDHIHVFIGMQPHQSISNLVQTAKANSSKWINENKLVLGKFNWQPGFGAFSYSHSQIDNVVKYILNQQHHHRKKTFREEYIEFLDKFHVPYDERYLFKFIF, encoded by the coding sequence ATGGCAAATACGTACACCCAAATCCATATTCATATTGTTTTTGCTGTGGAAAATCGCTTCAGTCTAATACAAGATAATTGGAGAGAAAGGCTGCACCAATACATGACGGGAATTATTCAAAACAATAAACACAAAATGCTTGCAATAAACAGCATGCCCGATCATATTCATGTCTTTATTGGAATGCAGCCTCATCAATCAATTTCAAATCTGGTACAAACAGCAAAGGCCAATTCTTCAAAATGGATTAATGAGAATAAATTAGTATTGGGTAAATTTAATTGGCAACCTGGATTTGGGGCATTTTCATATTCGCATTCGCAGATTGATAATGTGGTAAAATATATTTTAAATCAACAGCACCACCATCGGAAGAAAACATTCAGGGAAGAGTATATTGAATTTTTGGATAAATTTCATGTTCCTTATGATGAACGATATCTATTCAAATTCATATTTTAG
- a CDS encoding sodium-dependent transporter — protein sequence MVAEKEEWKSRIGFLLAAIGAAIGLGNIWRFSYLCYKNGGGAFLIPYIIALLTAGIPLLILEYGIGHRFRGSAVLSFHKIGKKWEWVGWWPSVFVVLGITFYYTVILAWCLDYIWYSITLKWGTNPADFFYHQHLQLSRSFWHLGSPSTIIFVALIVIWILNWVIELRGVQRGIELACKIFIPLLVVLTTILVIRGVTLPGSGRGLTWYLKPNFSELSNPRVWLDAYGQIFFSLSLAMATMIAYASYLPKKSDIVGNAYITGFANSSFSLFAGFAVFGTLGFISFQQGLPPSEVVKGGFGLAFITYPQAIAAMPVGARLFGIIFFSALVIAGLSSSISQIEGLVASLIDKFNWKRKKIIHIITLLGILVGLIYTTGSGYYWLDLIDHFISSYLLVLIGFLEAVIVGWIYKAETLRGYVNDVSNIRVGKWWNFMIKYFIPLVLGVTFILSLKSDLVHRYGNYPISAILLIGFGSVIFTFLIALFFYKRKWTTAGNIQN from the coding sequence ATGGTTGCTGAAAAGGAAGAATGGAAAAGCCGTATCGGTTTTCTTTTGGCTGCAATTGGTGCGGCGATCGGTTTGGGGAATATTTGGCGTTTCAGTTATTTATGTTACAAAAACGGTGGGGGTGCCTTTTTAATTCCGTACATTATTGCCCTTTTAACCGCAGGAATTCCGCTTCTGATTCTGGAATATGGAATTGGCCATAGGTTTAGAGGGTCTGCCGTTCTCAGTTTTCACAAAATCGGAAAAAAATGGGAATGGGTCGGGTGGTGGCCTTCTGTTTTTGTGGTTCTCGGAATTACCTTCTATTACACTGTTATTCTGGCCTGGTGTCTGGATTACATCTGGTATTCGATCACCCTGAAGTGGGGTACAAACCCGGCGGATTTTTTCTACCACCAGCATCTTCAGTTATCCCGCAGCTTTTGGCATCTGGGGAGTCCGAGCACCATTATTTTCGTGGCCCTTATCGTTATCTGGATTCTCAACTGGGTCATTGAATTACGCGGAGTTCAGCGGGGCATCGAACTGGCCTGCAAAATCTTTATTCCTCTGCTGGTTGTTTTAACGACCATTCTGGTTATTCGCGGAGTTACCCTCCCGGGATCGGGAAGAGGACTGACCTGGTACCTGAAGCCCAATTTCTCCGAGCTTTCTAATCCCCGGGTTTGGTTAGATGCCTACGGACAAATCTTTTTCAGCCTCAGTCTGGCCATGGCCACAATGATTGCCTATGCCAGCTATCTTCCCAAAAAGTCGGATATCGTCGGGAATGCGTACATTACGGGATTTGCAAACAGCAGTTTTTCGCTTTTTGCCGGATTTGCCGTATTCGGCACTCTCGGGTTCATCTCGTTTCAACAGGGGCTGCCGCCCTCTGAAGTAGTCAAAGGAGGATTCGGGCTGGCGTTTATTACCTACCCGCAAGCCATAGCGGCCATGCCGGTGGGAGCCCGTCTGTTTGGAATCATATTCTTCTCGGCACTGGTCATCGCCGGCCTTTCGTCTTCAATCTCACAAATTGAAGGCCTGGTAGCCAGTTTGATTGACAAGTTTAACTGGAAACGCAAAAAAATCATTCACATTATTACGCTTCTCGGAATATTGGTTGGCTTGATCTACACCACCGGATCCGGGTATTATTGGTTGGATCTGATCGATCACTTTATTTCAAGCTATCTTTTGGTCCTTATCGGATTTCTGGAGGCCGTTATTGTAGGGTGGATTTACAAGGCTGAAACGTTGCGGGGCTACGTCAACGACGTATCCAATATTCGTGTGGGAAAGTGGTGGAATTTTATGATTAAATATTTTATTCCATTGGTTCTGGGAGTCACATTTATTCTTTCTCTGAAAAGCGATCTTGTTCACCGATACGGGAATTATCCGATATCGGCCATTCTGCTTATTGGCTTTGGCAGTGTTATTTTTACCTTTTTGATTGCCCTTTTCTTTTACAAGAGAAAATGGACGACGGCCGGGAACATTCAAAATTAA
- a CDS encoding DUF92 domain-containing protein: MPTTMEWLYLAGLFLILFLFVGIAEKTRSALGWSPEVTRKFVHIATGIVVFFTPYIFRTNVPLIVLAGIFTIINAMSLKAQAFKGMHETERTTYGTVFYPLSIILMALLFWNHYPQILQIGTLILALSDAFAAIAGENIRHAHTFRITRDKKSIEGSFTFATTTFVLVIAGLTFLQPQPVPLATLLWVAFLTALLSTVTETLSWAGSDNITAPLAGAFVLHLALAHPDLLTQFSVGMGLAALVGFLSFKAQFLDASGAVSLFLLGTLIFGIGGWLWAIPILTFFITSSILSKLWKSRKAESNLLFEKSSRRDWAQVLANGGMAGISMILWYIWPKPIWYAIYLGSLAAVTADTWATEIGVLSGRAPRLITTFKKVIPGTSGGISAVGLFGALLGSLLIAGVGIASAPHIFSSPIRIILLVTAAGIGASLVDSLFGATLQAQFRCSVCHKITERRFHCNNTQTIFESGKKWINNDVVNSFCALSGFLFTAIFMALFC, from the coding sequence ATGCCCACAACGATGGAATGGCTTTATCTGGCCGGCTTATTTCTGATTCTTTTCCTGTTTGTCGGAATTGCGGAAAAAACCCGCTCTGCCCTGGGCTGGTCGCCGGAAGTTACACGGAAATTCGTTCACATTGCCACGGGGATTGTTGTTTTTTTCACCCCCTACATTTTTCGCACCAATGTCCCCCTGATTGTCCTGGCTGGCATTTTTACAATCATTAACGCCATGTCTCTAAAAGCCCAGGCTTTTAAGGGAATGCATGAGACCGAACGCACAACCTACGGCACCGTTTTCTATCCCCTTTCCATTATTTTAATGGCCCTCCTTTTCTGGAATCACTATCCGCAAATCCTCCAGATCGGAACCCTTATTCTGGCGCTCTCTGATGCCTTTGCCGCAATTGCGGGAGAAAACATCCGGCATGCACATACCTTCCGGATCACCCGTGATAAAAAATCGATTGAAGGCTCATTCACGTTTGCCACGACGACATTCGTTCTCGTAATAGCGGGATTAACGTTTCTGCAACCCCAACCCGTTCCGTTGGCAACCCTGCTGTGGGTCGCCTTTTTAACCGCCCTCCTTTCCACCGTGACCGAAACCCTTTCCTGGGCCGGTTCGGATAACATCACCGCACCGCTGGCCGGCGCGTTCGTCCTGCACCTGGCTCTTGCACATCCGGATCTGCTTACCCAGTTTTCCGTAGGCATGGGACTGGCCGCTTTGGTGGGATTTTTATCGTTTAAGGCACAATTTCTGGATGCCAGCGGCGCCGTTTCTCTCTTTCTTCTGGGAACGCTTATTTTCGGGATTGGCGGCTGGCTGTGGGCTATTCCCATCCTGACCTTTTTCATCACCTCCAGCATTTTATCCAAGCTGTGGAAATCCCGAAAGGCCGAATCCAATCTGCTCTTTGAAAAATCATCCCGAAGAGACTGGGCTCAGGTATTGGCCAACGGAGGAATGGCCGGTATCTCAATGATTTTATGGTACATCTGGCCGAAACCCATCTGGTACGCCATTTATTTGGGATCGTTGGCCGCCGTAACGGCCGACACCTGGGCTACGGAAATTGGAGTGCTTTCAGGCAGGGCACCCCGTCTGATTACCACCTTCAAAAAAGTCATTCCCGGCACCTCTGGCGGGATCTCGGCTGTTGGCTTGTTCGGAGCGTTGTTGGGCTCCCTTCTCATTGCCGGGGTCGGAATTGCAAGTGCCCCGCACATTTTCTCATCGCCCATCCGGATTATTCTTCTGGTTACGGCGGCGGGCATCGGAGCCAGTCTGGTGGACAGTCTTTTTGGAGCCACCCTCCAGGCCCAATTTCGTTGTTCCGTTTGTCATAAAATAACAGAAAGACGTTTTCACTGCAACAACACCCAGACTATTTTTGAAAGCGGAAAAAAATGGATCAACAATGATGTGGTTAATTCGTTTTGCGCGCTCAGCGGATTTCTCTTCACGGCTATTTTTATGGCATTATTCTGTTGA